A region of Clostridium acetobutylicum ATCC 824 DNA encodes the following proteins:
- a CDS encoding type I phosphomannose isomerase catalytic subunit, whose protein sequence is MYPLKFEHLYYEKIWGGRDLEKFRNDLPDGNIGESWDVACHKNGTSVICNGEFKGKKLDELIKEKSTEIMGTKLSKEWFPLLIKLINAKSDLSVQVHPNDEYAKKVENDMGKTEVWYVVDAKEEAALVVGTSGNCTKESLKEAIESGSLDKYMNRIPVKKGDVCLVRSGMIHAICGGVTIAEIQQNSDTTYRVYDYNRGRELHVEKALDVINLNLKGKKNKGIRVTKEGYEKTYFCLGRDFSLEVYDVLEKVTEKSDKERFYIFTCVDGEGEIIYKGGKEKISFGESILIPAALGEYTVKGKVKFIKSYVPDVNKVEREILDEISY, encoded by the coding sequence ATGTATCCATTAAAATTTGAACACTTATACTATGAAAAAATTTGGGGTGGAAGAGATTTAGAAAAATTCAGAAATGATTTACCTGATGGAAATATAGGAGAGAGCTGGGATGTAGCGTGTCATAAAAATGGAACTAGTGTAATTTGTAATGGAGAATTCAAAGGGAAGAAACTTGATGAATTAATAAAAGAAAAAAGTACTGAAATAATGGGAACTAAGCTTTCTAAGGAATGGTTTCCTTTACTTATTAAGCTTATAAATGCAAAATCAGATCTTTCTGTTCAAGTGCATCCAAATGATGAGTATGCAAAGAAAGTAGAAAATGATATGGGTAAAACAGAAGTTTGGTATGTAGTTGATGCAAAAGAAGAAGCAGCTCTAGTAGTAGGAACGTCAGGAAATTGTACTAAGGAATCGCTTAAAGAGGCAATAGAGTCAGGAAGTTTAGATAAATATATGAATAGAATACCTGTTAAAAAGGGTGATGTTTGCCTTGTAAGAAGTGGTATGATTCATGCTATATGTGGAGGAGTTACAATTGCTGAAATTCAGCAAAATAGTGATACTACCTACAGGGTATATGACTACAATAGAGGAAGGGAGCTTCATGTAGAAAAGGCTCTTGATGTTATAAATTTAAATCTTAAGGGTAAGAAAAATAAAGGAATAAGAGTTACAAAAGAAGGATATGAAAAAACATATTTTTGCCTTGGAAGAGATTTTTCCCTTGAGGTTTATGATGTATTAGAAAAGGTAACTGAAAAAAGTGATAAAGAGAGATTTTATATATTTACGTGTGTTGATGGTGAAGGAGAAATAATATATAAAGGTGGAAAAGAAAAAATAAGCTTTGGAGAGAGTATTCTAATTCCAGCAGCTCTTGGTGAATACACAGTAAAGGGAAAAGTTAAATTTATAAAAAGCTATGTTCCTGATGTAAATAAGGTTGAGCGTGAAATTTTAGATGAAATAAGCTATTAA
- the panC gene encoding pantoate--beta-alanine ligase, protein MEILHSISDVKKYIKQWKKEGLTIGLVPTMGYLHDGHKSLIERASKENDKVIVSDFVNPIQFGPNEDLDVYPRDLDRDAEVCTKAGASILFNPEPSEMYFDDAVTFVNSSKITDILCGARRPGHFRGVCTVVTKLFNITCPDRAYFGEKDAQQVAVIKRMVRDLNFDIEIVACPIIREEDGLAKSSRNSYLSSEERKAATILSKSLNLAKELLDNGEKNVYNIKKAIIIEIGKEPLAKIDYVEVVDSLSLKSVSKVQQSILVAIAVYIGKIRLIDNFTWNI, encoded by the coding sequence ATGGAAATTTTGCATTCCATTAGTGATGTTAAAAAGTATATAAAGCAATGGAAAAAAGAAGGACTGACTATAGGACTAGTTCCAACTATGGGTTACCTACATGATGGACACAAAAGTCTAATTGAAAGAGCCTCAAAAGAAAACGATAAAGTTATAGTAAGTGACTTTGTAAATCCAATACAATTTGGACCTAATGAAGACCTTGACGTTTATCCTAGAGATTTAGATAGAGACGCTGAGGTTTGCACTAAAGCCGGAGCTTCAATTTTATTTAATCCAGAGCCTTCAGAAATGTACTTTGATGATGCGGTTACATTTGTAAATTCTTCTAAGATTACAGACATACTTTGCGGAGCTAGACGCCCCGGACACTTTCGAGGAGTTTGTACCGTAGTTACAAAATTGTTTAACATAACCTGTCCTGATAGAGCTTATTTTGGTGAAAAAGACGCTCAACAAGTAGCTGTAATTAAAAGGATGGTTAGGGACTTAAATTTTGATATTGAAATAGTAGCATGTCCTATAATTCGTGAAGAAGATGGTCTTGCAAAAAGTTCTAGAAATTCTTATCTTTCTTCTGAAGAGAGAAAAGCTGCAACTATTCTCTCTAAGAGCTTAAACCTTGCAAAAGAACTTCTCGATAACGGAGAGAAAAATGTATATAACATAAAAAAAGCTATAATTATTGAAATAGGAAAAGAACCTCTTGCAAAAATAGATTACGTTGAAGTTGTAGATAGTCTTTCCCTTAAGTCTGTTTCTAAAGTACAGCAATCGATTCTTGTTGCAATTGCTGTTTATATAGGAAAAATACGCCTTATAGATAATTTCACTTGGAATATATAA
- a CDS encoding alpha/beta hydrolase encodes MINRIIDIWEGFSYKSSDNSDFRPKMETYILNGDKKRSAILILPGGGYNHTSSREAEPIAVNYNAAGFSTFVLHYSVAPNRYPQPLLDAARAISIIRENADEWNIDKDKIAVCGFSAGGHLAGLLGVNWFKEELFNVDGISKEFLKPNALILCYPVITSGKFAHKKSFKCLLGDEGKKLLDEVSIEKHVTGKTPTTFIWHTFNDKVVPVQNSMLFTEALSKVEVSFEMHIYPEGKHGMALGTKETDGGGNINPHLASWFNLSVEWIRSIFGE; translated from the coding sequence ATGATAAATAGGATTATTGATATATGGGAAGGATTTTCTTATAAAAGCAGTGATAATAGTGATTTTAGACCTAAGATGGAGACTTACATTTTAAATGGAGATAAAAAAAGATCTGCAATTTTAATTTTGCCGGGAGGAGGGTATAATCATACATCTTCTAGAGAGGCAGAACCTATAGCAGTAAATTATAATGCAGCTGGCTTTAGCACGTTTGTACTTCATTATAGTGTTGCTCCTAATAGATATCCACAGCCATTATTAGATGCCGCAAGAGCTATTTCTATAATAAGAGAAAATGCTGATGAGTGGAATATAGATAAGGATAAAATAGCAGTTTGTGGTTTTTCAGCAGGAGGTCATCTAGCAGGTTTGCTTGGGGTAAATTGGTTTAAAGAAGAACTATTTAATGTAGATGGGATAAGTAAAGAATTCTTGAAACCAAATGCCCTTATATTGTGCTATCCTGTAATAACCTCAGGAAAATTTGCACATAAAAAATCATTCAAGTGTTTATTAGGGGATGAAGGCAAGAAATTGCTTGATGAAGTATCAATTGAAAAGCATGTAACAGGTAAAACACCTACGACTTTTATATGGCATACCTTTAACGATAAGGTTGTTCCAGTTCAAAATTCTATGTTGTTTACAGAAGCTCTTAGTAAAGTTGAAGTTTCTTTCGAAATGCATATTTATCCAGAGGGGAAACATGGCATGGCACTTGGAACTAAGGAAACAGATGGGGGCGGAAATATTAATCCTCACTTAGCGTCCTGGTTTAATTTAAGTGTTGAGTGGATAAGAAGTATCTTTGGAGAATAA
- the panD gene encoding aspartate 1-decarboxylase codes for MHLNMLKSKIHRATVVQADLNYVGSITIDRNLMDKANILEYEKVEIANINNGARFETYVIAGEAGSGIICLNGAAARCAQAGDKVIIMCYCSLTPEEASEHRPKVVFVNDDNSISNVTEYEKHGTIG; via the coding sequence ATGCATTTAAATATGTTAAAATCTAAAATTCATAGAGCAACAGTTGTTCAAGCTGATTTAAATTATGTTGGAAGCATAACTATTGATAGAAACCTTATGGATAAAGCCAATATACTTGAATACGAAAAGGTAGAGATAGCAAATATAAATAATGGTGCTAGATTTGAAACCTACGTAATAGCTGGAGAAGCTGGAAGTGGAATAATATGCCTTAATGGAGCCGCTGCAAGATGTGCCCAAGCTGGCGATAAAGTAATAATTATGTGCTATTGCAGCTTAACACCTGAAGAAGCATCAGAACATAGACCAAAAGTCGTATTTGTAAATGATGACAATAGTATATCTAATGTTACAGAGTACGAAAAGCACGGGACAATTGGCTAA
- the thiH gene encoding 2-iminoacetate synthase ThiH yields MSFYKKLQQYKDFDFDDFFSKVTARDIEKILCKDILHEMDFLKLLSPAAEKYLEHMAQKARELSLKNFGKTVVLYTPIYIANYCVNGCAYCGYNVKNKIKRKQLTMEEIEEEARAIYSSGMRNIILLTGESKVQTPVSYIKDAIKLLKKYFSSICIEIYPLEVNEYRELVEAGADSLTIYQETYNEEKYSKVHLSGPKRNFKFRLDAPERVCEAGIHSIGTGALLGLYKWRSEAFFTGLHASYIQEKFPSVEISMSAPRIRPHAGSFDDIYEVNDKNIVQVILAYKMFLPRAGTNITTREPKEFRDKLIPIGVTKMSAGVSTEVGGHGCKDKGEGQFDTNDKRSVSEVYNRIKELGYNPVFKDFENAL; encoded by the coding sequence ATGAGTTTTTATAAAAAATTGCAACAATATAAAGATTTTGACTTTGATGATTTTTTTTCAAAGGTAACTGCTAGGGATATAGAGAAGATTTTATGTAAGGATATTCTCCATGAGATGGACTTTTTAAAGCTTTTATCTCCAGCTGCAGAAAAGTATTTAGAACATATGGCACAAAAAGCTAGAGAACTTTCGCTTAAGAATTTTGGAAAAACAGTGGTGCTTTATACACCTATATATATTGCTAATTATTGTGTAAATGGATGTGCTTATTGTGGATATAATGTAAAAAATAAAATAAAGAGAAAACAGCTCACAATGGAGGAAATAGAAGAGGAAGCAAGGGCGATATATAGTTCAGGTATGAGAAATATAATACTTCTTACAGGAGAATCAAAAGTTCAAACTCCAGTTTCATATATAAAGGATGCAATAAAACTTTTAAAAAAATATTTTAGTTCCATATGTATTGAAATATATCCTCTTGAGGTTAATGAATATAGAGAGTTAGTAGAAGCAGGTGCGGATAGCTTAACTATTTATCAAGAGACATATAATGAAGAAAAGTATTCCAAAGTTCATTTAAGCGGACCTAAAAGAAATTTTAAGTTTAGACTTGATGCGCCTGAAAGGGTTTGCGAGGCTGGAATCCACTCAATAGGAACTGGAGCACTTTTAGGACTTTACAAATGGAGAAGTGAGGCATTTTTTACAGGTCTTCATGCTTCATATATTCAAGAAAAGTTCCCAAGTGTTGAAATATCAATGTCTGCACCGAGAATAAGACCTCATGCTGGAAGCTTTGATGATATATATGAAGTTAATGACAAAAATATTGTACAGGTTATTCTAGCATATAAAATGTTTCTTCCAAGAGCAGGTACAAATATAACCACAAGAGAGCCAAAAGAGTTTAGAGATAAACTTATACCTATTGGAGTTACAAAAATGTCAGCAGGAGTGTCCACAGAGGTTGGAGGCCATGGCTGCAAGGATAAAGGCGAAGGACAGTTTGATACAAATGACAAGAGGAGTGTAAGTGAAGTTTATAATAGAATAAAGGAGTTAGGATATAATCCTGTGTTTAAGGATTTTGAAAATGCTCTATGA
- the panB gene encoding 3-methyl-2-oxobutanoate hydroxymethyltransferase, which produces MKNTTETFKNSKFKKEKLVMLTAYDYSTAKIIDSCDINGILVGDSLGMVCLGYENTLSVTMEDMIHHTKAVVRGAKSTLIVADLPFMSYQTSVYDAVFNAGRLVKEAGATAIKLEGGALVCDRIKAIVDAQIPVMGHIGLTPQSVNAFGGFKIQGKNISKAKELIEDAKKIEAAGAFAITLEGIPEKLAKIITESITIPTIGIGAGKHCDGQILVYQDMLGMFSDLAPKFVKRYGNIGDDMKEAFNSYAKEVREGTFPDEAHSFKIDQSIIDEITK; this is translated from the coding sequence ATGAAAAATACCACTGAAACATTTAAAAATTCTAAATTTAAAAAAGAGAAGCTCGTTATGTTAACAGCCTATGATTACTCAACTGCAAAGATAATTGATTCCTGCGACATCAATGGAATTCTCGTTGGAGATTCTCTTGGCATGGTATGTCTCGGATACGAAAATACCTTAAGTGTAACAATGGAAGACATGATTCATCATACAAAAGCTGTAGTACGTGGTGCAAAAAGCACCCTTATTGTAGCTGACTTACCTTTTATGTCATATCAAACTTCAGTTTACGATGCTGTTTTTAACGCCGGTAGGCTTGTCAAAGAAGCTGGTGCTACTGCCATTAAACTTGAGGGCGGTGCTTTAGTCTGCGATAGAATAAAAGCAATCGTGGATGCTCAAATTCCTGTAATGGGCCATATTGGTCTTACTCCCCAATCTGTAAATGCCTTTGGCGGTTTTAAAATTCAGGGAAAAAATATCTCTAAAGCAAAAGAACTAATTGAAGATGCTAAAAAGATAGAAGCAGCTGGAGCCTTTGCTATTACTTTAGAGGGTATTCCTGAGAAACTTGCTAAAATTATAACTGAAAGCATTACAATACCAACTATAGGAATTGGTGCTGGTAAACATTGTGATGGTCAAATACTTGTTTATCAAGATATGCTTGGAATGTTTTCTGATTTGGCGCCTAAATTTGTTAAAAGATATGGTAATATAGGTGACGACATGAAAGAAGCTTTTAATAGTTATGCAAAAGAAGTACGAGAAGGCACATTTCCTGACGAAGCTCACTCATTTAAGATTGATCAGAGCATTATAGACGAAATTACCAAATAA
- a CDS encoding thiamine phosphate synthase, with protein MIYVVTNRKLAKNKDLLGCVEKVLKYGACSVILREKDLGYDELYEIAKKIKFITDKHSAKLIVNGSLRVAEEVKAYAYHSSFVNFINNGGSKIIKNGVSIHSLEEAKRAEENGADYVLAGNIYETACKPGLKGRGLEFVNSISKNITIPEIAIGGISEENVQELINSGANGAAVMSSAMKNPAVIKKIIGKLNKK; from the coding sequence ATGATTTATGTAGTTACTAATAGAAAATTAGCTAAAAATAAAGATCTACTTGGTTGTGTCGAAAAGGTGCTTAAGTATGGTGCTTGCAGTGTAATTCTTAGAGAAAAGGATTTAGGTTATGACGAGTTGTATGAAATAGCTAAAAAAATAAAATTTATTACTGATAAGCATAGTGCTAAATTGATTGTAAATGGAAGCTTAAGAGTGGCTGAAGAAGTAAAAGCATATGCATATCATTCAAGTTTTGTTAATTTTATAAATAATGGTGGAAGTAAGATTATAAAAAATGGAGTGTCCATTCATAGTTTAGAGGAAGCTAAAAGAGCTGAAGAAAACGGAGCGGATTATGTACTTGCTGGCAATATATACGAAACAGCTTGTAAACCGGGATTAAAAGGTAGAGGGCTTGAATTTGTAAATTCTATATCTAAAAATATCACTATACCTGAAATTGCCATTGGGGGTATTAGTGAAGAAAATGTTCAAGAATTAATAAATTCAGGTGCAAATGGTGCAGCGGTTATGTCCTCTGCAATGAAAAATCCTGCTGTAATTAAAAAAATTATAGGAAAGCTTAATAAGAAATAG
- a CDS encoding DUF2971 domain-containing protein has protein sequence MEWIDRFIELLFYGEKEEAYKLKFDHFPRRLYKYEVIDEKRLLALKNNKIWFANPDKLNDPFDSCGVFFDKKVLCNYTNKKSIDEYIDGLKRNIKVCCFSEELNSMPMWAHYANNHTGICIEYDFSKLNYMSEFSKYIFPIRYETEKYDITKFLERIFKEEAEERMYLLFFLMQIKHVSWSYEKEWRIILKAYEDKNEGIVCPIKPEGIYLGLNCSEENKEKLKRIVVENIKCPIYEIEKTEGKLFEFKTKNVSEKNYK, from the coding sequence ATGGAATGGATAGATAGATTTATTGAGCTGCTTTTCTATGGAGAAAAAGAAGAAGCTTACAAATTAAAATTTGATCATTTTCCAAGGAGACTATATAAGTATGAAGTTATTGATGAAAAAAGATTACTAGCTCTTAAAAACAATAAGATTTGGTTTGCGAATCCTGATAAATTAAATGATCCCTTTGATTCATGTGGTGTTTTTTTTGATAAGAAAGTACTTTGTAATTACACCAACAAAAAAAGTATAGATGAATACATCGATGGCTTAAAAAGAAACATAAAAGTATGTTGTTTTTCAGAAGAGCTTAATAGTATGCCGATGTGGGCGCATTACGCTAATAATCATACGGGTATTTGTATAGAATACGATTTTTCTAAGCTTAATTATATGAGTGAATTTTCAAAGTATATTTTTCCTATAAGATATGAAACTGAAAAGTATGATATAACAAAGTTTTTAGAGAGGATATTTAAGGAAGAGGCAGAGGAAAGAATGTACTTACTTTTTTTTCTTATGCAAATAAAACATGTAAGCTGGAGTTATGAGAAGGAATGGAGAATAATTCTTAAGGCCTACGAGGATAAAAATGAGGGAATAGTTTGTCCTATAAAGCCAGAAGGAATATATTTAGGACTTAATTGTAGTGAAGAGAATAAGGAAAAATTAAAAAGAATAGTTGTAGAAAATATAAAATGTCCTATTTATGAAATAGAGAAAACCGAAGGAAAGCTGTTTGAGTTTAAAACAAAGAATGTAAGTGAAAAAAACTATAAGTAA